The sequence GAAACGCAAGAACACACGCATAAAACCCGCACTATTctcgtttttctgaaaattgttGGAACAATCTGATGTCTACACATTCACACATCTAATTTCTGATATGGCACGAAAATAAAGAGAAAGAATCATGTCTTTCACCGAAATTGAAAAGATGAAGGCGCAtggaacgattccgggacgacgggacgacgacgacaagctttggaccttcaaaaaacgtggctatggagtctaCCTTGGGGCTGCTCggtcgaagaagaagatgaaggagggTGGGATGTCGACTGAGTGAGTGATCGGGTGAAGGGTTTGGGTAGGATAGGTTTAGgtttaagtttttaattaaaataggttttaggataattaaaaatattaaaaaggatattaaatatataacttaaaaactctaaattagaagtaaaatctgataactaattaaaatcccgaaatattaaattaagggaattttaaaaatactaaaaagtcattattttggcttattttgaataaaaacggactcctaaaattatataaaattaaatactaaaaatattgaggaaataaaactcaaaataatatttttgggctctaaaaagactcataaaataatttggatagaaagttgtcatctcgtccgtccacggtcccgtctacgcgatcaaaaacaattaatttccataaatcgtgaaaatcactaattatgggttaaatgcttaaaataacttaaaacatgcacaaataatttcacataattatttaacccataaatctataattctaaataaataaaattcctaattatgcatgcaaatttacgtatttaaaataccgggtgttacagttgCAGACAACTTGCATACAGTTTCTTGAATCTCTCCCAGTTCTTCAGAAATTTGATGTTGCGGACAACTTGCATACAGTTTCTTGAATCTCTCCCAGTACTCATACAAAGTCTCTTCCTGTAACTGTTGGATCCCACAAATATCCTTCCTAATGTTTGCTGCTCTCTAAGCTGGGAAGAACTTTTCCAAAAATTGTTGTTTCATGTCATTCCAAGTTGTTATAGTTCCAGAGGGCAAATAGTAGAGCCAATCATTAGCCTTGCCAGCCAGAGAGAATGGAAAAGCTCGCAGTGAAATTTGTTCCTCTGTAATACCTTGAGGTTTCATAGTTGTGCAAACAATGTGGAATTCCTTCAAATTCTTATGCGGgtcttcacctgcaagaccacgAAAAGTTGGTAACAAGTGAATCAAAccagattttaattcaaaatcggCTTCAATAGGGAATTGAATGCATAATGGTTGTTGAGTAACATTAGGATTAGCCAACTCCCTGAGAGTTCTTCGAGCTGGTTCTGTCATTGTTTCTTCGTGCTCACTTTCTTCAGTTTCAAACTCGAGGTCAGATTTTGTAACGCCCGGGATTAATTGAATTAAtctgagaattattgaattttaattcgagtatatttaatttgagaattttgaagttttgaattaaattctaatattcttaaattatttaggattgaaattgaattaaaaagatttggCGAGGAACAATTTGCAAATAAGCAAgaattgaggggccaaagtgcaattttcagattttactTGGACACTTGGCTTGAATATGTAGTGAACGTGTATACACATGTTTTATCATCAATTATGATCAGAATTATCATCTTCCTCAATAGCCAAAACCGAGACCTTCAATTCTTTGTCCAAATTTGATCTCTAAATTCGATAACTTTTGCTACGGTTGTTCAATTTCAATTCCGAagatagttctggaatccttgcaagaagggctatccattgatgtaagtattgatgGGATTTAGCATGTTTCGAAATTATGTGTTTGGGCAGAAATCAGAATTGGTCATGGTGTTGTGTTCTTGAGCTTATATTGTTTGTTATATCGAAACCGGTTTGAAGATTTGATACCGTTTGTATTTGCTATGAATTTCCATCTTATACTCGAGATTTTGATGCTTATAATATGCTGGTTATTCAGAGTTTATATTCTGATATGTATGTGATTTGagtgaagagaattgaagtattGTTAtatcgaagtcggttcggaaaaaggaATGTTGTTTGCAATTACTACAGAATTTCAGCAGCTATTTCGAAACCTATGCCTATTGATCTAGCTGGTTTATGATGTTATGTTTCTGGTATAACATGTATTTGAATTAGAAATGGATGATAGAGTTGTTGAATTTCAGTTACGGTTGCTGAATTATAATCATTACGCCGTCAAGTTCAGAATTTTCTTGTCGGGGACTATCTTTGATTAAGCTATTATggaattgatattattttccAGCTTATGTTTCGAAATTCACACCTTTtattatgctgatatatgatgttagGAAATGAATTAGAAGTTAATATGA comes from Henckelia pumila isolate YLH828 chromosome 4, ASM3356847v2, whole genome shotgun sequence and encodes:
- the LOC140862908 gene encoding uncharacterized protein, yielding MTEPARRTLRELANPNVTQQPLCIQFPIEADFELKSGLIHLLPTFRGLAGEDPHKNLKEFHIVCTTMKPQGITEEQISLRAFPFSLAGKANDWLYYLPSGTITTWNDMKQQFLEKFFPA